The SAR202 cluster bacterium genomic interval CGTCGGGATCGTGGAAATAGACCCCCATGGATGTCCCGTGGTCCCCAATACCGACAATCTTCACGTTCAAATCTTTCATACGTCGATACATCGCCTTCAGGTCGTCAAAGGACTCCATCTCCCAGGCGTAATGATACAGCCCGACGTGCCGACGATACGGCCCCGGCGCGTCCATCCCCACCTGCCCAATCGCCAGCTCATGCGACGAGTCGCCGGCAGCCGAAAGAAAGGCGCTCTTTCCGGGCGTATAGCGATTGACCGTCAGCCCCAGCACCTTCGAGTAAAACTCCTTGGAGCGTGCCACATCCTTTACCCACAAAAACACATGTCCTAACCTCTTAGGCTTGACCATAACGCCCCCCAGATCTTCTATATATTGTTCATATATTGAAGTTTACGCCTTGGACACGA includes:
- a CDS encoding VOC family protein, yielding MVKPKRLGHVFLWVKDVARSKEFYSKVLGLTVNRYTPGKSAFLSAAGDSSHELAIGQVGMDAPGPYRRHVGLYHYAWEMESFDDLKAMYRRMKDLNVKIVGIGDHGTSMGVYFHDPDGNEAEVFYELPQDRWLDKDGKELKHFPGALEEETVRAA